The nucleotide sequence AACATTATAAGACGCAGTGCTCCTCTTCAACTTCTTGTGAGTATTTAATACTTGGCTGGAATGGTGTTTCAGCTAAGTGTCAATGGCAGCCAGATCAAAGTtcacctcaaagcccaccccAGGGAGATCTGCAGGATGAGTGGGGCCCATCCATACCTGCAATAGTGCTCATCCAAGTCCACGATGTACACACACTGCCCATGGAAGCAGTAGTCCTTCATCTCAGGCTTGCATCTCGTTATCCCGACTTGGGCCACACGTGGGCTGTTCTCTGTCTGGACTGCAAGGATATTTCATTAGCACCTCAGGATGTGGGCAATGTTGCTCAGAGAAAAATGATTCCCAAGGGCACCTCAGTGAGGCTGCCAGCCCAAGGAAGATGGGAACCAAAGGTCTGTTATTTACAATGAGCTGTGCAGTACTTACTGAGCGCTGTTGTGCAGTTCTCCATTTCACCAGGCCCACACAATGGGATCACTGTTGTGCCCAGGACTGCTTGCAATAAGTAACCTgtaagagaataaaaacaatAGTCAAAACTAGATGCATTTTGAGTTAAGTATTTAAGCTGCTGTACTCATTAATACAAGAACAGAAGCTTCTCATCATGGTAGGAAAGGCCCAAAgttgaaagctgaaaaaatataGGTCTGAGTGACGTGCTGCCTACATTATATACAGCAGCCCAAAGAAACAtctctgaaatacaaatttacAATGCAGAACAGAGATTCAACAGAAACCTGCTGTCTGTGACCACCTCTTGCCCATACTCTGAGTGAAACTGGGCAGGAACAGGCTTGGAGAGATTACGGGGGAGAGGCAGGAATTAGGCCATTTGATGATTATGTTAAGTTTCTGACTGGTCTGGCATGGCACCTGTGCAAGGAAAATAGCTAGGCTCCCACAATTAGGCATGACAATCCAGCATTCATCACAGGAGGAGTCCTTTTGCTGATCAAAATCAAGATATCCTTGACTCACGACAGCCCCACAGGAAGAGAATTTCCTAGGAATCTGCAAGTCAGTGCAGCTGGTGACTCAGCACACCAGGTCAGTGCTGAGCCAGGCTCAGCACCCCATCATCGTCTTCAGAGACCACAAACTGCTCGAGGTAGTCTTAACACAAAAGCTGCTCTTTACCAGCAAAGAGCTTCCTCAGCCCTCTCCCTGCTGAAGAGAGCTGAAGGGCTGGACAGTTCCTGCACTGACACCCACTCTTTTGGCAGTTCTTTGGTTAAAAGCCCGCTTGCAAAGCTGCTAACATGAGATACCAAACCCTTCTCATTTGCCCACGGGCTTGGAGAGGTTCCTGACCACTTTATGGACCCTGGGCCACTGTTACTTAGCAGGAAACAGGCACAGCTTTCAGGTATTCCACTAGTTAAATGAACATTTCCAAACAGGATTTGAAAGCCAGCAAAGGTACCTGTAGCTTCATGGCTAGCCCATGAGGAACAGTGAATGTCTGCCCCGGCTGGCCACAAAATCCACCTGGATAACACTCCTGCTAGGGTCACAAATTAACCTGCTCATGAACTGCTTAGTCATCAGCCCCATTCCACGGAAGTCTGTAATTTGTGTCTTTGGGCTGTTTACCTCTATTAACTTGTCGGGTCATGCACAGCTAATGGAGGGAGTGTGCCTCCATAATTTCCTGATCACTCTAATTCAACTCCAGTTATTAGAAAGTTTCATTGAATCTCAGGGTTAAATCTAGGAGTGGTAATTTATGGATTTCCGGCAGTTTATCTATTTCTGGGTGATTAGCAGGCTTCCTTTATCCTTCACTCCAGCTACACACAAAACCGGCAGGAATATCTAAGACGGACAGggctttttcctgtgtttgcatttttaaaaacatcattCCTCCTTTTTACCTCCCTCTATACTGCATTCCTTGCAAAGCTAATAAGCCAGATTTCCACCAAGCTCtagaagaaagaacaaagccCAGGTCCCCCAGAGCCAGAGCGACAGTAACAGATCCATGACGCCGGCACCTGTACCAGCTGGAGACTCCTGTGCCTGCCAGCATGActcagcaggacctgcctttccctcCAATGGGGCAGGACATGCAAGTTTACTttcagggtgggatttttttaagcagcactGTGCTCACTGTAGATTTCCTCAGCAGGAGCAGTTCGACACTTCTGTAAGGCCAGTCTGAGTTGctaaaacagaaagttcaagTGTTTGAAAGAAGAGGCCATCAGCTGTCAGACAGTGGCAGCCCAGGGATCTGGGGTCCCAAAAGATGCTGGAAAAAGATTTACCAAATCAGTTCTTCTTCCTAGGAACTAGGGGGACATTTCAGGAGTGCTCTATGGACTAAGCTGCTCCCTTGGCATGGAGGACCTGTGGCACAGGACAGCAGTGTCCCACTAAGGATACATCATGTCACAGAAAGAAGTAAGGACAGAAATCAACAAAAGTCAAGGCTAAACACACCAGAGGCATCCACGATACCCACTTGTTAAGCAGATGGATTAAGCCAGCTGAGGATCTCGTGTAGCCTACACATTTCTGTCACAGTTTGCACACTTCCTTGACCTGAGCATAAcctgagcagctgctttttaagCTGAAGTTCCCAGTCCGAGAGTTAGCAGAACCCGGTTTTCGCATTTGAGAAAACTCCAAGCCACATCCACGGAAGAGGCAGGTCAGCTCTCCTCTTGGCTCCAGAAGGAAACATAGCCTTCCAGTCAAAGGCCACAACTCAGACATCTATGAGggacaaattaaaaataacctcCTCCTCCAACACTGCCCAAGGGCTTTCCCAATCCCAGCCATGCACCAGTGCCTCCTCCACCTGATTGCAGGCACTCAGGACCGGAAAGGCTGGAGTGCAGGAGCAGATATTTGCTGACACCCAGCAGTATTTGCTGCTTTTGGGCAAAGTtcttcctgctctgcactggtcTATTTTGCCCTTTCCCCCATGCACATATTTGCCCTCTGACATCATTGGGAGGAGAAGGGATCCGCACACAGCATTGGCAAAAGAGAGCCTTTCCCAGGATATTTATCAGATGATGTATACCAAACACAGCACCTGGGAGAGGTTATATTGTTATTCCTTTGCAGTTCATTAAGCAAACACACGGTACAAGATAACAGTAATGAGATGGTGGATTTTCATGTGTGTCTTGCAGGAATGTGAGTGTTATACGTTGTATTCCTACGCCACTGCATGAACACATAATCCCATCTGGCTTCGTGGGTTACAGATCCTGCAAGGTTAACACTGACAGCATTTACTGGAACAGGAATAAGACTGCTGCTTACTTGTCCTTCCAAGaggaatgaaatgaaaaatgagggACAGCGACCAGCTGCCTTGGCTTCCTGCAGCCTCCATCATAGACGACTCACAAGGGCTAATTATCAGTTTGCCCACTGAGAGCCAGCTGTAGTTTCCAATGGCAGGCTGACTGCTAAGGATGAAGGATGCACATGTGAGATACATTAAACTGAGGACTACACTGTGGAGGATTTACACTAGAGGAACCGTCAAGTTTCTGAGAGCTCAACTATTATTTGAGTTGGCTTTGTCTGGCACCGAGATTGCCAGTCCTGTACTAATTCACCTGAATGATGCCACCTCCCACTTGGCATCTCTGTGGTCTCTCTGTCACAGCAGTAGCACCTACACCCTTCGCATGGATTGCACTTCCAAAGCAGAGGTGCCCAGGTGACATGCACCTGAAGGATCTCAGCCATTCTAACTGCAAAGACAGATCAAGGTGCATCCCTATCACCTTTGGATATCCAGGGCATGTCTCGACTGTCTAAGGCCTCCTTTGGGTAAACTAAGTAGGTAACATGGAAGTCAGCCTTTGTGAGCATCCCTACGACCATCGTTTAATTCTGGAACTGCAGACTCACAGTTACGGATGTCCAGGATCAGGTCACAGCAGCTCTAAGGCAGCCCTGGAAACGCCAGTCTGTCATGGGAAGACTGGTGCTCCAAAATTGCTACAGGCCCACACGATCATCTTCAGCATTGTGCCAGGACTTACCCTTAAGCAGAGATAATGCAGGTAATTGTGCATTATGCGCACCCAGTCATCCCAGTACTGCTTCCACCCCTCTGGAGACCTACGCACCAGTGATCTTACTCACATGCTGCCCCTGCGCCTCAGCCACACTCCCTTCCACCACTTGCGTGGCGGCTGAAGTCCCTATGCCACAGAAGCACAAATCCATTATTACTTCCAGCCAGACACATCAGCCGCTAACACTTTCCCCATTGTCAGACACAGGTATCTTTATGCTGAGCCAATTTTCTGACAAGCCAGGAGAATTTGACACAGGAAAACATAAGGTCACCAGCTCTTGGAACTGTCTGGTGAGTCTGGAAGTCCAACGCCTGCCTTCCCCACTGAGTGGGCATTACAGTGAGCACAAGGAGATCGGTGCCAAGGCTCCTGCAGCAACTCCCAGAAAAGGCAGGGCCTGGGCTTGTCCCCATCACTACCACATCCACACATGGCTGGCACAGCACTGTGTCTCCTCAGGAGCGAGTGACATCTCTCTCCCACCATTGCCTTTCTGCTGCACAGTCTCCAAGCCCACGATAGCCAGGATATGAATCTGGCAAGGACTGTCACTTCAGTAAGGCTTCAGCCATTCAGCAGGGAACCTCTTCCAGTCTGGCATAATACCAGTAACAAACAGTCTTCCCAGAAGCACCAAGTTCTGCTTACactcctgccctgggaggggAAGGCAATAAAGTGCTCACAGCACTTGTTACGATGCCACCTAGCTATGACTAATCCATCCCTTACTATTAGATGCTGTGCCTGCCCCGGAAACAAAGAAATTCACATACAGATCCATGAAGACATACCAGTTCCTTCCAGTGTCAGTTTTGTGCAAAGCATGGCTGACTCACAGACTACAAGATGTTTAGCCTGCTGTCCTGACAAGTGAgatgctgtgcagcagctgatCCATTAGCTGCTATGGAAATACCTGGCTAAGATGAAATATGCAAACTCATGCTGCAGTGGGCTTGGCAGGCGAGGAAAACATCTGTCCCAAAAGAGAAGTCTTGGGAACCGAGTTTCTCCGTCAACTACGACCTCGAGTCCAACATCATGAGTGTGAGAACATGCTTTGTCATTAAAGCAAGGTGCGAGTGTGCCAGGTCTCAGAACTTTGCTGCCCACACAGCTCAAGTTGCCTAACAGGGCCAGCTCTCAGCAGTCACCACCTGTCACTGCCAGCGCCCCATGGAGGTGTGTGACAAGGATCAGTTCTTACATCAACAGCACGCCCAGGCCCCAGGACTCTTGATGCTCTAAGGATACACGTGTTCTCTTGGGGCTTTCAGGTAGCTTATGTCATACAATAGAGTAACACGCTCCCAGCGAGGAGGTGGAGAAGTGTCAAGCAGAACGAGGCCACAACCTGTTTTTTTATCATAAGGAAGTCTCTGCTGCCGTGAGGATTCACCCACTGAGCTCACCCAGAGCATGGCCTGGGCGAAAGCAGCAGGACCGGGCTATGAACAGGACAGGTCAAGGTGAAAGAGAACAGACTGGGCTAGGAGCAGAGGCGGCGAGAAGGGAAAGAATGTTCACCTTCACTCAGTCACGGGACACACCTGGGCATcacacaaacaacaaaacctccCGTAACAACAGAGTGTGGTGTGTGCTCCACTCCTCAGCACATACAATCCACCCGGGTACACCTGTCACCGCCTCGGACTTCATCTCGGAGAGAAACACATCTGCTTCATCTGAAGGCAATCCGAACTTTATGCTTTGACACAGATTTCTCAGCAGCCAAAGAATCCCCCTGCCCCAGGACCCAGCGCCCGatgccctcccagccccagcccgcgGGAACGGGGACGTCGCCGCTTAccgaggaagagcagcaggctgcGGGCCCGCAGGCAGCCGGCGTCCATCGCCCTCGGTCCCCGGGGAGAGAGGAGGCGGCAGGAAGGGAGGCGGCGGAGGCAGGAGCGGCGGAGAGGCGTGGAGTCGGCCGGCCGGCCGGCCGCACTTTTATGTGCCCGCGGAGAGGCGGGGCCCGCCGCGGTGACACTCGGCCCGCCCGGCTTGGGGCAGCGGCGCGGCTCGGCCTCCGCGCTTcctgccccgccgcccccggctCTGCCCGCGGGCGATGTCCCGACGGcgggcagggacagcaccccGGCCCGGCTGTCCCGGCTCTTCGCCGGGAGAtgggggcagctctggcccCTCCGGCCGTTGGCTGGTGCCCGGGTACATTAGGTGTCCTTCATTCCAGCAAGTATCACTGAAAATAGTACCTGGGGCCGTAAAATTGCCCGTGCCCTCTGAGCAGTCTGGCCCAGGCACTGACGCCCGGGACTTCCCGGGGCTGTGGATGCCTACGGCACAGCCTCGGGACCACTGCCTTTGCTTGCCCTCAAAGCATCCATGCGATGTGCAATGGCACGGGGCCCTtcagccagctgctgcccaggcaggctCTGCTGGCACACAAAGGACCATTGGACCATTGCATTGCCATGAACACCATCTGTGCCTAAACCAAGGCTTGGAAAACACCCCAGGGTGGGCAAATGGAAACTTGCTGGCCTAATCTCTCATCTCCTAGCATTTCCGAAGTGACCCTTAGCACACACgtgcagctgccagggagcCCCGGCGCTAGGGGCAGAAATGGTCAATTAAGTTACAGCACAGGCACCAGGAATGCCAGCACCTCTCCCAGCACCTGGGCTGGCCGCAATGGTCTTGAGCTCAGGGGGTGCATATGCCATGttcccctccagcccttggccccATCACGGCCCAGTAGCACAGGCAGTTCCTGGAAGCAACAGATCTTTCAGTTATAAGATCCTTGAAAGAGCAGCCAACCAGTTACagctacatttaaaaaaattcctttcaagCATCCTGTTGAAGCCCATGCACTCTGTCGCTATATTAGGCAAGACCTCATTCGGCACTTACATCCCACCATCAGATGACTGAGGGATCCCACCCAGCAAATCCCTACTGCACACATTTGCCTGAAATATGAAGCGTGTTTCATCTTAACAAGCCGCTCTGCAACGGTGGTTAcgtcttttccttttaaaggaaaaatcatCTTCCCCTGCCTTATGGCTCCCATAAAGGCACATCGATACCCAGTTTATTGTGCCCCTGATAAGCCTATCTCACAGCAAAAGGAACCTGAGTATTGACACTGAACTGCACTGTAACAGCTGATGACTCAAGCGCCCCTAGTTTCTCCATTTTATAAACAGTTATTGATACAAGAGAGATAACTGTAGAAGATACTGCAGAATACCCTATACGACAACTCCGTGTTCAGAATGCAGTTCTAAGTAATAAAGACATTCATTCGTGGGGCTGCAATAGATCTGGTACTTAAAAATCATACTCCTCCTTATTTTGGAAGCATTTGCTTAGGTTGACAGTGGCATGGAGATGATGAAGTGAAAAAAGGCAGCATGTTGCTACAGAACTGTGTGTCAGCACCACTTATTAATTACCTAAATGGTATGAGAGTTGGCAAGGTAAATGTAGTAAATCTCTGTGTGAAAGTAGCATTTAGAAGGATGCCCTCCACACCAAGTGGGGCATGATGTAACTGGAATCTTTCTCTAAgccccctttttttcccctctagcATTAGTCATGTCATGCAGATTGTATCTTTTTTGCTGTCACATGactgtttttgtttcttctttaatttgTGCTGATCCCCCTTATTAAGGATTTTATTGTCTGCTCTTTCAGGGATCATAATGAGTAAAGGATGGAATGGCAATGATTAGCAACGTGTTTCTGTGTGTGGGCTTACAGATGCCTTAAAAAGCAGCATCGCCGAAGAACTTCCactttataattaattttaccCTTAAATTCCTGCATGATTTATCCTCTGAAAGGCAACATTTAATTATAGTCTTGTGCAGGTACCCAGATACCAAGTAACGCTGACACATTTGGAGCAATTCATTGGAATTTCCTCTTTCAGATCTGAATATGTGGAAAACAAGTATCATGGACACATCTTTGTTTCATCTTACTGTAATGTGCTTTGTTTCACAGTACCTGATTTCTCATCCGGCATCCCTGCATGTGGCTTTCACCATCCCCTCCTCCACGTGGAGGATGTCTCTTGGGATAAGGCTGGCACACACCTTAAGAGCCAGTTTTCCAAGAGGCCTTGCTGCATCAATGGGGTCATTGTAAGGCAGGCTCATTGCATCCCACAGGGCCCGGTGAGAGCGACAAGTCTGTGCAATGCGAGAGGCAGCACTGGTTGGGCAACAGAGCATCATGGGTacatctctgctgctggccTCGATTTCAGCCGGGGTGAACCGGCACGCCCAGGGCAAGGCACCCATGGATTTGTGCCCCTTGGCACCCGACCAGTGAGTAGCCCCCTGAATGCTTTGACgtgtcaggatttttttctttacgAAGTGTAACGAGAACATGAGGAAATGCCTTAAGAACTTGCGCAAAACGCTTGCTTTATTACCTTGCAACGCCTTAATAACCACCTTTAAAGAAATCCTCTCTTTACAAAGTACAGAGGTTCAGCTCAACTCCTTGCTTTAGCCCCTTCCAATGTCTCAAGCATTCATCTCTCCTTTtgggacagagcagcagatTCACAGCAGTGCTAATTGCAAGGCTACAGACTGAGCCTTGTCTGTCAGCGTATCCATCACTGATGACACACAGCACTTTCTATGAACAACATGCCCCTTTTGagttaaagaggaaaaaacacagcttaaatgtatatttttctgtGGTGTCTATTTTCCTCATGGAGAAAATGAGGAGATTTGCTGTAGAAGAATACACGTGTTCACAGCAACAAACTGCCACTTTATCTATATGTTTTTACAAAACTAAAACCATACATGGCAAGTGTCTGTAGCACTTACTTTAGCTGCCTTCTGTAGGACTTGCACCTGGTTTTATGCGTTGCTGCTGTGGGGATGGATCTGCATTGCTTTCATCTGTTGAAAACAACACCAATTCGCAAAATCAGCATCTTTTCTTGTTAGAAAGTACTTTTGAAGTGGAAGGAAAATCATTCCTAGTCTTGCACTGATGCACTCACCACTGTTACGTGCACGCGCAAAGtaacaaaaagcagcaatttcATAAATTCTTGGGAAAATCATCCAGCACTTTTCAAACAGCATGAGTGCACGTCAGTATGTGTGTAAGCACACTTACATACAGCAAGCTTTTATGGCACAGCATGAGAGATGGTCAAGAAATAGTCTCAGAAGGTCAGATGTCAGTTGGAATGCACCTCACTCTTGATGGCATTTTCATTTGAACTACACAAGATTAATATTAAGTTCCTGAAGGGATATAAAAGGCACGTAGGTGTGGTGTTGGGGTCACAGTTCAGAGGTGGGCTTcgcagtgctgggggaatggttggactaaatgatcttagagggcctttccaacctaaatgattccatgattttatgaaaatcaTAAATGGTAAATCATAAATTAGTCTTGGGACTGATGGGAACACAAATGCCCTAAGAAGggaatgtatttttaactggAATACGTAGACACAACCGTCTGGAGGAAATGGAGTACAGAAAAAACCTTGAGCCAAATTACTCCATTTAAAGGTCAAATTTGCCATGAATGTGAGGGATGAATTAGGTCAAGTGTTCTTAAACAACCAGTCTCTCCTATAAACTATAAGAGTTCAAATTCTGCACCCAGGGCTGAAAGTGGCCTATGCCTCTTCCTGTAAACACAGCATGAGGTCAAAGTTACTGGACAACACAGATgttttgctattaaaataaagaacaattACCCAAATTCACTGATTTCTTTGCCAACTTCTTGGGTCAGCATTAACcagccatttaaaaaagaaagaaaaaacccccaagcagCTACTTCTCATCCATCTCAGAAGATAGCATTGAAAAGGGAGACAGGTCTCCCAGTTCGTGCTGCACTCCTCCCTAAAGGGCAGTTTTAAAACTTCGTTCTCCTGGCTTGTATGACTTTTCCATTACTCTCCCCTGGGCAAATCCTGAATGGCTCAACACATCTCACGGGCAGCAAGAACTTCTTAATGCTCAGCTGGGTGATTTCCCTTTCCTAATTACAGCCCGGTGCTCCATGCTGAGTGATTTCTTAGCCTCCGAGGGGTTGAAGCTTCTCTCATTTGTGGAGTCTTTCCATGGCTTCTCCCTTTACTTGGTGCTAGACAAACCTGTGCCCTTGCTGAGAGTGCTATCAAGCCAAGTCCTCCCCATATCACTGCCCCTGTATCtattaattatttcttcttgCTTTGGGTGAACTGTTTAGAGTAATTACATAGAACAGAATAATAGAAGGATAAAGCTTGAAGCAAAGGGGATTTCCCCACAGCATGTAGTAGGTCGCAAGCAAGCTGGGAGAACACCAGCCCCATACCCATCAGTCCTGTGTGCTGTTCTGTCCATCAGCACTTCTTTTGAGTTT is from Corvus moneduloides isolate bCorMon1 chromosome 5, bCorMon1.pri, whole genome shotgun sequence and encodes:
- the EREG gene encoding proepiregulin; the encoded protein is MDAGCLRARSLLLFLGYLLQAVLGTTVIPLCGPGEMENCTTALIQTENSPRVAQVGITRCKPEMKDYCFHGQCVYIVDLDEHYCRCDVGFSGVRCVHSELVRQPLSKEYVALTVIVVLLFLAAISLASYYICRRYRNKRRQTNASEYKEVGAL